Genomic DNA from Tachyglossus aculeatus isolate mTacAcu1 chromosome 10, mTacAcu1.pri, whole genome shotgun sequence:
cttgccagctgggtgactttgggcaagtcacttaacttccctgtgcctcggtgaccacatctggaaaatgggaattaagattgtgagccccacatgggacaacctgaccaccttgtatcctccccggcgcttagagcagtgctttgcacatagtaagcgcttaacaaatgccatcatcatcatcattattattattattctctgggcctcagttccctcatctataaaatggggatgaaggctgtgagctccatgtgggacaacctgatcaccttgtatcctccccggcgcttagagcagtgctttgcacatagtaagcgcttaacaaatgccattattattattattgttattattattattattattattattctctgggcctcagatccctcatctgtaaaatggggatgaagactgagccccatgtgggacaacctgatcaccttgtatcctccccggcgcttagagcagtgctttgcacatagtaagcgcttaacaaatgccattattattattattattattctctgggcctcagttccctcatctgtaaaatggggatgaagactgtgagctccatgtgggacaacctgatcaccttgtaacctccccagcgcttagagcagtgctttgcacatagtaagggtttaacaaatgccatcatcatcattattattattattctctgggcctcagttccctcatctgtaaaatggggatgaagactgagctccatgtgggacaacctgatcgccttgtaacctccccagcgtttagtaagggcttaacaaatgccattattattattattattattattattattattattattattattattctctgggcctcagttccctcatctgtaaaatggggatgaagactgtgagctccatgtgggacaacctgatcaccttgtaacctccccagcgcttagaacagtgatttgcacagagtaagcgcttaataaatgccatcatcattattattatgtgcgcacGTGTTCCTATGCACACATTGCAACAATTTGCCAAGTGGCAAAGTGGCCTCTGATATTGAAAAAGGGCTGAGTTGTCCCGGCCGGTCGGAGAGGACGGAGGAAATGGGGAGGCGGCGGGGATGTCGGGTTTGGAGAACGTTATCcattgccttttctccctccggcGGCTAAGGGCCAGCTGACCCCAAaatgcatattaataataataacgatggaatttggaataaatattaataataataacgatggcatttggttaagcgcttacaatgtgcgaagaactgttctaagcgcttgggggggatacaaggtgatcaggctgtcccacgtggggctcacagtcttcatccccattttacagatgaggtcactgaggcccagagaagtgaagtgacttgcccaaggtcacacagctgacgagcggcggagccgggattagaatccacgacctctggctcccaagcccgggctctttccactgagccacgcagccccctccttcctctcccccttctccccatcaatcaatcaatcaatcaatcaatcaatcaatcatatttattgagcgcttagtatgcagagcactgtactaagcgcttgggaagtacaagttggcaacatatagagacagtccctacccaacagtgggccatcctccccgccttacctccttcccctccccacagcacctgtatgtatgtatatatatttgtacatatttattactctattttacttgtacatatttattctattcatttcattttgttaatatgttttgttttgttgtctgtctcccccttgtagactgcgagcccgctgttgggtagggaccgtctctgtatgttgccaacttgtacttcccaagcgcttagtacagtgctctgcacacagtaagcgctcaataaatacgattgattgattgattgattgcagagcactgtagtaagcgcttgggaagtgcaagttggcatatttgttttattttgttagtatgtttggttttgttccctgtctcccccttttagactgtgagcccactgttgggtagggactgtctctatattgccgacttggacttcccaaacgcttagtacagtgctctgcacacagtaagcgctcaataaatacgattgaaggagtgaatgctTCTCTACTTTGGCTTCTCGGTTTTTCTAAGCTTGGGGGGTCCCTGGTCACAGCCGCCCCACCGACCGGCAGAGAACTAACtcctacattcgttcattcattcaatcgtatttattgagcgctcacggtgtgcagagcactgtgctaagcgcttgggaaagtacaatccagtaaTAAACAGCCGaccacccctgctctctgcctgcccctcctccaatgggccagacaatgactctccccgccgttaaagccttactggaggcccacctcctccaagaagccttcccagactgtcccacttttcctcctttcccactcccttcctcgctttctttgctcctccccgccccacggccCCGGTGTAGagatctatcattttatttatttctaccgcGTTCTCCTTAtttgtcttgagaagcagtgtggctcagtggaaagagcctgagtttgggagtcagagatcgtgggttccaatcctgcctccgccccttgtcagctgggtgacattgggcgaggcccttctctgtgcttcagttccctcatctgtcaaatggggattaagactgtgagccccacatgggacaacctgattatcatcatcatcaatcgtatttattgagcgcttactgtgtgcagagcactgtactaagcgcttgggaagtacaagttggcaacacatagagacagtccctacccaacagtgggctcacagtcttgtatcccctctcccagcgcttagaacagcgcttggcacatagtaagcgcttaaccaatatcattattactctattttatttgtacatatttattctatttattttattttgttaatatgttttgtcttgtcttgtctcccccctttagactgtgagcccactgttgggtagggactgtctctatatgttgccaacttgtacttcccaagcgcttagtaaagtgctctgtacacaataagtgctcaataataataataatgatagcatttattaagcacttactatgtgcaaagcactgttctaagcgctgggggggttacaaggtgatcaggttgccccacgggggggctcacagtcttcatccccattttacagatgagggaactgaggcccagagaagttaaagtgacttgcccaaagtcacacagctgacagttggcggagccgggatttgaacccatgacctctgcctccaaagcccgggctctttccactgagccacgctgcttctctatgccatccataaatacgattgattgattgattattattgtgagccccctgtgggacaacctgatcagcttgcaacctccccagcgcttagaacagtgctttgcacgtagtaagcgcttaataaatgccattattattattattattattattattattgatgcccgTCCCCCGCtgtggattgtgagccctttgtgggcaggggctgcctTGATTGCAGCATCCTACTTTCCCAggggcttccccctccccttcccctctctttctggcCCAGTTCTTTCCCGGTCCTTCCACAGGGTGACCCCTGGACCCCCGCTTCCCAGGCCCCTCGGCTGGACATTTTTGCAGCCGGCAGGGCAGAGGGACACGGGGGacacggggggcagggaggggatttgggggggggggaggaaggaggaagggagagaaggatatgggggagggagagggggaggagaggaaagaggcaaggaagggagagagggaggagaggcaggagagggaggagaggcaggagagggaggagaggcagaagaggaaggaagggagagagaggagggaagaagggatacagggaggagaggaaagaggcaaggaagagagagagggaggagaggcagagaggaaggaagggagagagaggagggaagaagggagagagggaggagaggaaagaggcaaggaagggagagagggaggagaggcagaagaggaaggaagggagagaggggagggaagaagggagagagggaggagaggcagaagaagaaggaagggagagagggaggagaggcaggacggAGAGACGCTTCCAATCAATCACCTGCGGCGCGGGCCGCTCgcatctccccctcttccatttctccctccatccctccctccctccgtccatccctccctccatccattcctccatccctccctccccaccgcgagGATGCCCGGGGACGGCCCCGGGGCAGGAGCAGCGAGAGGCCCCTGAGCCCTCTCCCCGCGGCTGCAGCTCCCCCGGGATCCCCCAAAcctcgcccctctcccctccatcccgccCCCCCAATTCTCTCCCCTCTCGCCCTCTCTCCCCGCAACCTCTTTCACCTTCGGaacttgttgctgctgctgcttttttcaCCCTCCTCCCTTTTTTGGAGGTGGGGGTCTGGAGGTTTCTGGCCCCCGGTGGATTTGCAGCAAGAGCATCTctgctgcctctcctctcctgggggggggggagggaaagggggtgttCCCGGATAAAGCAAAGTGTTCCCGCATTCCCGCCCCGTGGGCAGCCTTGGGCAGGGATGGACGGGGGGGCGAGGCACGTCTGAGCGGGGGGGCAGTGGCAACCACCGCCTCCGTTCCCatcgctgctcctcctgctgccgctgctgctcctgctcctgccacCGCCGCCGAGGATGAAGATGCTGCTGCTCCCGGGGGCTTGGGACTGTGAAACCTCCCAGCAGCTCAACTTGAGAAGAGAGTGAGCCGAGAGTTGCCACCCCCCAGCGCTGAAATTCCACCCCTCCGAATAGAGTAGGGGGCTTGggagcccccttcccacccaacgcggcccctcttttcccccccggATCCCCAATCCCATCCGTCCCGGCTCGGTGGAGGCCCGAGGAGAGCGAAATAAGGAGACACGGAGAAGATGTGGGGTCGTCGTTTGTGATTTGCCTCCGGAGCTGGAACAACAGGTCGCTGGAGACTGAAtcttgggctgggggtggagggtggacgATAAGGtcgagggtgggtggggggagctctcctctttctcctctaagGGGGGCTCCTCCATCTGGACAgttgagaggagagggaaagtgtcAAGGGGGCCGTGGGAGTTGGGGGTGAGGACTAGGATCCCCTTGTGTGGCCTTTGCACGGATATCTGGAGTCACCTGTGTGCAGTGGGGACAGCGGCAGGTGAGCTTGGAAAGGTTGAGTTGCAGGGTGTTTGGAGTGTGGGGTGTTTGgagtgcagtgtgtgtgtgtgtgtgatttcttGACTACTTTGAGGTTTAGCCTCCCCCCCTCCCTTGTTTTTGTGATTTCGCAGCAGCCCTGTCTTGGAAGTAACATCTGCACCTATAGACTAGGTTCTCCGTTGACAGTGTTGCACCtcttgggaggaggaggtgggggtgtcACTTAATGTGTTTACTGTAGAGTGCCCAGAGCTGAGccagcctctccctgcctccaagccaCTCtaaccctcccccgcccccagtccGCCCGGAATCATGGCAGCCGGGGTGGCCGCCTGGCTGCCCTTCGCCCGGGCAGCGGCCATCGGTTGGATGCCCGTGGCCTCGGGGCCCATGCCAGCTCCCCCAAGGCAGGAGAGAAAGCGGACCCAAGATGCCCTAATCATCCTGAACGTGAGCGGCACCCAGTTCCAGACGTGGCAGGACACCCTGGAGCGTTATCCCGACACCCTGCTGGGTAGCTCGGAGCGGGACTTCTTCTACCATCCCGAGACGCAGCAGTACTTCTTCGACCGGGACCCGGACATCTTCCGCCACATCCTGAACTTCTACCGCACGGGGAAGCTCCACTACCCCCGGCAGGAGTGCATCTCGGCCTACGACGAGGAACTGGCCTTCTTCGGCCTGATCCCCGAGATCATCGGCGACTGTTGCTACGAGGAGTACAAGGACCGGCGACGGGAGAACGCCGAGCGCCTCCAGGATGACGCGGAGAACGAGAACACGGGGGAGAGCGCGCTGCCCTCCATGACGGCCCGGCAGCGGGTATGGCGGGCCTTCGAAAACCCTCACACCAGCACCATGGCTCTGGTCTTCTACTATGTGACTGGCTTCTTCATCGCCGTCTCGGTCATCGCCAACGTGGTGGAGACAGTGCCTTGCGGTTCCAGCCCTGGGAGGGTCAAGGAGCTGCCGTGCGGGGAGCGCTACGCGGTGGCTTTCTTCTGTCTGGACACGGCCTGCGTCATGATCTTCACCGTCGAGTACCTGCTGCGCCTGGCCGCGGCCCCCAGCCGCTACCGCTTCGTGCGCAGCGTCATGAGCATCATCGACGTGGTGGCCATCCTGCCCTACTACATCGGGCTGGTCATGACCGACAACGAGGACGTCAGTGGGGCCTTCGTCACGTTGCGGGTTTTCCGGGTCTTCCGCATCTTCAAGTTTTCCCGCCATTCTCAGGGGCTGCGCATCCTGGGCTACACGCTCAAGAGCTGTGCCTCGGAGCTGGGTTTtctgctcttctccctcaccATGGCCATCATCATCTTTGCCACGGTCATGTTCTACGCAGAGAAGGGCTCCTCGGCCAGCAAGTTCACCAGCATCCCCGCGGCCTTCTGGTATACCATCGTCACCATGACGACACTAGGGTAGGTGCTGTGGCAGGGCGTGGCTGGGGGTCCGGTGGCGCGGTGAAGGGTGACCTTAGAGTTTGGGGCAGGGAGTCACcggggagatggaggtggggcctgcaGGCTACTTGATGATGCTACGACCAGCCCGAGGCTGTCTGTTTTCCTTGCCTCTGGGTTGGTGTCGAGGTCGTAatttcatccggaaaatgggcaCCATCTTGGTCAAGTGGTGGAtttgaaaaaaatccatcaatggGCAAAGTAGGTTTCTGAAATCGTTCTCCTTCTTCAGCCTCTTTTGTCCTTTTTACTTCTTCCATTTTTGTTTTTTCTACtctccattttccttctctttccttttcttcctgaactcacctggtccccgtctcacctttcttctctcattCTTTGTGTCTCTgccattcctgtctccccctcctatctctatctccttcctctcctcctccctttccaatGCATCCCCTCTCTTTCGCTCCTAGACAAATGCCTAGTCCCACTCTCCCACTCGtttctccctgactccctctggGGCAGGCATCTGGACTGCCTTGGGAAGCCTCTCCCAATCCTCCCATCTCCCGAATTGTTTTTGTGTCATCTGCTCTCCAACTCATCATTTTCCCAAGTTCCCCCAtcattccctctccttcttctcaccCAATCCTTCTCCCTGGAGTCTACTTTTCCTGCCAGGAAAATTTTGGTGTGGGAGGGAAGTCACAGTACTGGGGACAGTGCTGAGACTGTCACTACTCTGTGTGTGCTGGGCTTGTGTatgtgtgggaaggggaggggcagatTGATATGGGGCAAGTCTGTGAGCCAATTGCAGTAGCTGCCGGAGTTTCAGTGGTATGAGGGCTGAAAGGAGAGTTTATAGTGTTTGAAAGACTCAGTGCAACGTACTAGCCCACATAAGGGTATGACCTGGAATTAGATATGCTAGGTTTGATTCTGACCTGGAGTTTTCCTAATGCTGTATCAGGTATATCGGCTATTTAGACATGGATCTCTGTGTCTTCTTTGTTTGTGTCAAGTAAAACTTCATAGAAGACTGGCAATTTTTAAACACTATGACCTGATGAATATGCCCCTTTGAAAAAATTAAGAGCCTTGTTTTTACTGAGGACTAGTTCCATTTGATTATCACCCAACCTTCAGAATAATGAGAAAGGTTCTGCTTCATTATTCCTTATCTTTTGTTATTCAAAGGGCTTTGTTATTCAAAATGACTCTAGTGAACAAGCAGTACTCGAAGTGGGCACATAGTTTTAAGAGGGGTGACAGTGTTACATCAATGTCTTTAATGTATTTAGCATCATTTTCTGAAAATTAAATCTCACTAAACTTCAGAAGACTGCAAATCATAACTGTGACACACATTTTTGCTTCTAAGTTCTCAGGGTGTATTTGCATCTGGAATAATCGAAATAAATTTAATCTCCTCACTAATTCACAGGGGATCAGTCAGCTTCTTGTATATTCTCACGGTCTGTTAGTGTTGGTTTTGAGTAGCCACCTTAATAATTTGTGGAACATCATCTTGAAAGAATAGTAACAATGCTCAGTTCTTCATGAATACTGAGACATTACCACAACTTAAAAAAAATGTAGGTCACTTTTGGTAGCTGTTCCAAACCATGTCAGCTTTCAGAGTCCCCAAGGGCCTCCCAAATGTCAATAACTTAATGTCATCTTTCCATGACGTTGTCGGGAATTgatgtggatcaatcaatcggattgatCATATTGGACTTGTACACACTAATGTATGTCTGCAAGAACAACAGGATTGAAGGATGCAAGAATTTTAATAAAGGGAAAACAGTATCATGTGACCAGCATAAAAGGTCACGGGTACCGAGGAATAGTGCAACTGTGGTGTAGTCTCAGAAAGAATGCAGACCACTTAGAGATCTGCAAAAATGTTTAAATACCCTCTCCCCTCTAACttcaaaataaaatcattttcaTCTCCGGTAGCATTGTGTAGCTAAAATAAAACTCCCACATCCCCTTTAAGTCACAGTTTAAGACTTTTAGTTGGCAAAAATATTGAGAAGCCACCCAAGTAGATTTTAgaatggtattattcattcacGTATTCTTTGAAAATAAAATATGCAAGCATCATGTCTACCTGGCCAGATACATGTCTAATCCAACTATCTCGTTTCCTGGAAAGAGTAGTTTAACTATTTCTATAGTGTTCCCATAGTAAAATGGTTTGGTGAAGtaatagagaaagaaagaaaaaagatgtTTCAACTACCTGGGATGACAGTGTACCTGGAACATCCTTATTTAGGATGGTGTAATTTGAACAGGGATTTGCTATAAGCATAAGCAACTGCATAGTTGGTTGAGAGGAAAAAAACTGGAATAAATAGCACTTTGTAGCTGCTAGATTACACAGCTTTGGGAAATGTTGAGTGTATATCTTGTGGAACCGTTTATGTAGAGATTTTGGGCTCACCAAGCTATTACTGAAAATGGAAGATTGTGTTTTTTTTCCACCCCATGTTGCTATCTACCCATAAATAGTGGTAATGAGTTAATCTCAGCAATCTTTACAAGGTGGGAAAAACCACAGTCCGTTTCCTGAGGAAGGGCCATACTCTCTGCCTATAACCTGTTTTCTCAGGGCACAAGGTATTTTAATGCATGATACATGGATGAACGTTAATGGATCAAGctttggaagaaatgtgaaaaGTATACCTGCAACATGTGTAGATTTCTGTCTTGGCATCACTATCATTCAGTTTCTCAATCTTCTAGTTCCAAGCAGATGAAATTGGAAGGGCTTTGGaattgaatcttttttttttttatgattccATTTGCTTACTTACATTGTCTCTTTCACATAGGCACCTCACTGAATGGTCTGCAGCAAATTTAGAAAACCTCGTCACAGCACAAGTTAACAGGATCATAAACTTTGATtaaaaaatagaataggaaatgatATTCACTTTGGCAGATTCTGATCCAGGAAAAGGATAAATAAAAGCttttggtaattcattcattcattcaatcgtatttattgagcacttactgtgtgtagagtattgtactaagctcttgggagatcacaatgtaatactaaacagacacattccctacccacaacgagcttacagtctaaatggggtaaTAGGACAGTCCCACAGATACAAGACTTTTAAGGTGAATAATTCTAAATGTAAAGTCAAAGGAGCTGCTGATGGTGTCTCTAGAAAATGTAGCAGCTCTTTCCCCCATCTCCGCCTCCCACCCATAATTTTGGGCTGTTCAAGATTATCTCCTGACTGCACCAATCTTCCCTAGCCCTGGCTTGCCTTTCCCCATCTGCATGTTACATTATCACGTATCTGTCTGACACACAAAGTCTGAGCAATGGAGACACACATGGGTTTTACCCTCCCTTTTGCTCTAGTGGGATTCTagtggaggtgggagggtggaTTGAGGTGGACGCCATGGTGGAGAGGAGAACAAAGATGGTCATTTTCCCCGATTGCTTCAGGTCATGACCCTAGCCATCCCTGGAGTGATCGCTGGAGAGGCAGATTGCATGGCCATCTTTGGGGCAGGTTCTACAGCCAGGACACCTTGTCTTTTTCTTTCAAAGTGGGTCCAGTCCAAGGTTTACAGCAGAGAGCATTTTAGGGTTAAAGACGATTCAACCTGCTACTTCCTTATCTAGAGTTTTCAGATTAGCCGTGAAGTAGGAAAGTATATCTAGGAGAAACCGTCTTTCTCCAGATGGCAGCATTGTGGAAGAACTGGAGGAAAATTTACATGGAAAAAGTTAGGACAGTTTCTGGGACTTCAGCAAAGGACactcatcattcactcattcatcataTTAATTCTCTTTATATATCTATCATCTTTctattcattctctgtgcctcagttacctcatctgtaaaatggggattaagactgcgagcccacgtgggacaacctgatcaccttgtattctcccaatgcttagaacagtgctttgcacaaagtaagcacttaacaaatatcatcattattattattactattattcatccatccatcatatACCCATCTTTATATCTATCTCTCATCTATTCTCTATCACCTTTCTCTGTGTGGACTCTTAGTAAGAAGTCCCACCAATCTGGAATGAGTCACGTTTTTCAGAGTGAATGGACTCCCCAGAAAAAGCAGCATTCCTACCAGGAGTTGCTGGATCcctggcagattcattcaatcgtatttattgagcgcttactgtgtgcagatcagaaGTCCTGTCTCAGAGGTTGGGCTGGGATTAAGAATGGGGTGAAGAAGGGGCAAGTGGTGTGACACCCCCAGTCATAGAAGCTCCTGATCAGGAATGTCGGCTCTGTGAAGGTGCGGTGATgagggggctgaaggtggagtcaAGATGCCAGCTCCCTGCAGGCTAGCCATAGATCCCTGACCCATCCTCAGAACCTGCCTaattcttcactcctctaaacagTTCTGAATACAGGCCAGAGAATCCTCTCTCCCCTGGAACCCAGCGGGGGTGAACTAAGGCCCTTACTCACTTATGGCCCACCCAGGCCGTCGGATGTACAAGGACTAATGTGAGTGTCATATTCTGGAATCACTTAGCCTTCAGTCCTTACTGGACTGGctttccaggcccctgccctgctcCTAAGGCTGggggtacagtgctctctcaGCACCGCCCAGGCAGGCAGCAGACACAGTTTAGCAGGCCCAGCCTGAGAAAGGTGCCATAGCAGCCGCTGCTTGGCTGGGGACAGCTGTGGGTTCAGGTCAGTGACTATAGTGGAGCCTGTTTGGTGCCCTCTCTTTCGCCCTTTTACACCCCCCTTTTCCTAGCTTccgttttcttcttctttccctgtTGCTGACTTCCATATACTCCtttacctttcaatcaatcaataatcactggtatttattgagcacttactatgtgcaacaaggGGTTTtcgctgcatggcttagtggatagagtacaggcttgggaatcagaaggatgggggttctaattccagttctgccacatacctgctgtgtaaccttgggcaactcactgaatttctccgtgcctcggttaccttatctgtaaaatggtgattaagagtgtgagccccatttgagagacagactgtgtccaacctgattaacttgtatctactccaggacctaGAACAgtgcaagcacatagtaagttctttacaaataccataagtatttattattattattatttcctggaccttcaaaaccttaatccAGCCCTGCTGAGTCTGCGGTCCATGAGCTCAGCCAGGGTATGGGAGCCTTCAGGAAAGCTGGATTGTTGTCTCAGTGGATCCTCAGTTTCTCTGAGTATTTGCATTCTGAAACAAAGACCGAGTAACTCTCAGAGAGTTATGTCCATAAACTGGTAGAATGCAAGCTGTTGGGCTCTGGGGATTAAAGCAAAAGGgtgagcatggcctggtggaaagagcacagatctgggggggggtcacaggacttgggttctaatcatgtctctgccactttggcaagtctctgtgcctcagttttctcactggtATTGCGGCAttgaaataccttttctcctttcctcatagAGTGTAAGctttgtgtggggcagggattgtgtccaatatgattgt
This window encodes:
- the KCND2 gene encoding potassium voltage-gated channel subfamily D member 2, giving the protein MAAGVAAWLPFARAAAIGWMPVASGPMPAPPRQERKRTQDALIILNVSGTQFQTWQDTLERYPDTLLGSSERDFFYHPETQQYFFDRDPDIFRHILNFYRTGKLHYPRQECISAYDEELAFFGLIPEIIGDCCYEEYKDRRRENAERLQDDAENENTGESALPSMTARQRVWRAFENPHTSTMALVFYYVTGFFIAVSVIANVVETVPCGSSPGRVKELPCGERYAVAFFCLDTACVMIFTVEYLLRLAAAPSRYRFVRSVMSIIDVVAILPYYIGLVMTDNEDVSGAFVTLRVFRVFRIFKFSRHSQGLRILGYTLKSCASELGFLLFSLTMAIIIFATVMFYAEKGSSASKFTSIPAAFWYTIVTMTTLGYGDMVPKTIAGKIFGSICSLSGVLVIALPVPVIVSNFSRIYHQNQRADKRRAQKKARLARIRAAKSGSANAYMQSKRNGLLSNQLQPPGEEEQAFVSKSGSCFETQHHHLLHCLERTTNHEFVDEQVFEESCMEVSTVHHPSNHSPSLTSQQGITSSCCSRRHKKTFRIPNANVAGSHPGSVQELSTIQIRCVERTPLSNSRSSLNAKVEECVKLNCEQPYVTTAIISIPTPPVTTPEGDDRPDSPEYSGGNIVRVSAL